TGATTGCCAGAAATTGCCTTCTACTAGTTTTGGTGCATCGTTTCCCCTTAGTAGAGGTCTTTCTGCATCAAGGCATGGGTTGCCTCCTGAGTTTGGACTTTCTGCAGATGGCTTCACCAAATTGGGTGTCATGGAGGAACCCGCTAATGTTGCATGTCCACGTTTGCTGAACAATCACCTTCCAAGGGGTGGTATTTTATCTTCACGTTTCACTACCTCTAATGCTTCTTCTTTGCCTTTTACATCTTCCTCAAATGCAAGCCTCCTCGGTGCTCATAAGATGTCCATTATGGACAGAGAACATCATGTTTCTACGCTGGCCTCGTTGATGAGAAGTTCTCCCTTTTCTGCCTCCGGATCAGataattcattaactaatgggtcaatGAATTCTTCagaattcaaaatgaaatattCTTCGGACGATTGGGAACCATCTATACCTTTTAGACCATCCTTTTTTATTCCTTCAATAACTACGGTAAGCCAGTATGATCCTTTCTTGGATAGCATTGAGGTACCGAGAATAGTGGGTGGTTCTTATAATGTTTCTCTTGATCGTCAAGGACATGAAGAAGCATCACCTCTTAGAACTTTACGGAGGGCATCGGGTAATTTTATGGTTCCTGGGAGTTCAAAGCCGGAATCTAATGATGATACAAGTTCTTTATCCTCTCATAATAAAACTGAGGAGAAGAATGAAAAAATTGGGCATCTACAAGGCAAAGATTCACTTTTGTTAGAAGCAGAAATACGGGGATCTTTTGGTATTGATGGCCGTAATGGTTCTAGGACAAGAGAGGATGATCACATGGGTGTCACCCGTGAAAAAAATGTTACCAAAAAGAAGGATGGTGAACTAAAgcttccaaatatttcattacATGAAAAGGACTCTGAAGCCGATAGTGATAGACAACTTGGTGATATGGATGGTAAGCATCTCATGGATGGAAATGTGCCCAAAGAATCAAAAGCAACTAGGCACTTCCGATCTGCTCTCATAGAATTGGTGAAACAAATATTGAAACCTAAGTGGCGTGAGGGACGTCTCAAAAAGGATGTACATAACACTGTTGTTAAGAAGACACTTGATAAGGTTCTAGGTGCTCTTCAATCTCACCAAGTTCCAACTACTGTGGAATCGGTTAAGCAGTATCTTTCTTCATCTCGTCcgaagatcgagaagcttgttgaGGTAGGTATCTTTGTTAGAAAGATGAGTATACTCTGAATGATGTAGATTGTGGGCTCTACATAGAATCTTTGTCTTACTGACAATGATCAACATTTATATGCAGGGATATGTTAGTAAATATGGAAAGTCTTGAGATGGCAGGCTagcgcttttttttttttggtaagtttCCTAAGGATTCTACAATTTAGAAGCCTTGAAGAGTTTGTCAAAGGTTGTTTTACAATCTTGATTATTGGAAACTTGAAACTAGTTGTGATGGTTGCTATTTAATGCATTgtgatattttcttttcataagCATCTTTTCTCCCCTCATTTTGTTCTGCTTAATTCTTCTTGCTAGTTCTATCAGAAAAGAACTCTTTATCATCATCTAAACTGTAAATCTGCTCTTGATTGTAAATAATAATGCCCATCCTTCATTTATTCAGGTGACATTGTCCcctcaaatcaaataaaataatagtaataaatataaacttaaaaataaaaaattaataaatttctagtTCAATAACTTCCAACTTGATTTATTCTAGCTTTTACTgatttttctaatattattttcATGTAAGCAGTGGGGAATGGTGTAGACCTGTTGAAATTTATACATTCGTGCTATATGTGATTAACAACTATAGATCAAATCACCTTTTTGGGCTCGTTTTGGTGTCTTTGTTCtaattgatttttataattatgcaattttcttttctttgttcttgTTCTTTATCCTTccccttttccttttctttaagCCAATTGGTGTAACATTTTTAAGCTCCTTCTATTTTGGATAAACTAATGCCATATCTTCTATGTCTATATCTGTTTTTGTTGGTTAATgaagtctctcgttctccattGAAA
The nucleotide sequence above comes from Benincasa hispida cultivar B227 chromosome 3, ASM972705v1, whole genome shotgun sequence. Encoded proteins:
- the LOC120073140 gene encoding protein FRIGIDA-ESSENTIAL 1; amino-acid sequence: MDTKRHGKHLRSDTITTTENSEVKLFSVGETENSGNLEFSSPSGKPLENKEEQSHGECTKVESRKCLKDKETEDQELTVGDKDVEALRNNLPKDFGGSNYKKVLLCNSEVMDAEATNGSSVTLGDSDIGSKNHSVGRSIGTTNPERESKQTNMELENGENQMASRSAASKKRSRSLSPVADVNGEEKHPAAAICDFYAKGWCIKGSSCSFLHIKKNAYSSDQHSEDRADASNLKKQAQLNEGLQYSADVLKSPVVHHPPNSSLLKDSSLSLKFGLSSERTLPRDFSKSQGWDGLHEKNKILLHQREDSLLGALPDCQKLPSTSFGASFPLSRGLSASRHGLPPEFGLSADGFTKLGVMEEPANVACPRLLNNHLPRGGILSSRFTTSNASSLPFTSSSNASLLGAHKMSIMDREHHVSTLASLMRSSPFSASGSDNSLTNGSMNSSEFKMKYSSDDWEPSIPFRPSFFIPSITTVSQYDPFLDSIEVPRIVGGSYNVSLDRQGHEEASPLRTLRRASGNFMVPGSSKPESNDDTSSLSSHNKTEEKNEKIGHLQGKDSLLLEAEIRGSFGIDGRNGSRTREDDHMGVTREKNVTKKKDGELKLPNISLHEKDSEADSDRQLGDMDGKHLMDGNVPKESKATRHFRSALIELVKQILKPKWREGRLKKDVHNTVVKKTLDKVLGALQSHQVPTTVESVKQYLSSSRPKIEKLVEGYVSKYGKS